The proteins below are encoded in one region of Plutella xylostella chromosome 13, ilPluXylo3.1, whole genome shotgun sequence:
- the LOC105398226 gene encoding proton channel OtopLc isoform X8, protein MGKDKHQPTEADVKVATVNLESIDNMATLPVGQHLQQGSDSAIAEKHNSTNKEMELKCVQPKPSKKTSLFIISSFIYAKLLVVVCIAYVISDVITHNLPLYYYEGFFTYLYGMSILFLLYVFCFLLQESACCSGSPPKPKPPPKEKKPKKEKEKKIKDKEGKEGKDGKDGKKEGKSKDKDKDKDKEAGKEKPTKESKKQNQFQEVYPRKMRDKVRDQQIQMALLYASEPDQQQDVVELESGPAVSGPTRRRKTSQNDHSHGSFFLRIGAIAFGLGTMVYNGLEFGTFFELPLDSPCYLILKGVNPVLQMVFTFMQMYFIFMNSRLNIHRFKVIARFGLMHVVATNICVWIRTLVLESLKEITDYHVRNPLGITGETVLGKVIRKHTLRHSGKVMGAVASTTASIVSTAATTAKAAGGQVLNAVTTTPVAITTSTTTTTTPSSYFGGGFVPKSKIIDTIRSTIGYDADNAYGRHLQDAWPNDNPFTTTSTVAPPYTKPTEKATSTAMLEVFQWLYSSTVRPIADTISTWAPTSTPVTYATAKDEWGNSIETYRVDEPPHWPVNNQTELFESFDNLSPAAWISQVDNTTVCGRNPIMGTIVADAAPYLYPFIIEYSLIGAAVIYVMWKHIGRYPSVANDEDLERRLEAVLSRRAAALAAAQRGNRVDCAGASKGLFCGLLLLVASLICLILFFVLIRHQELKRISIYLADVSHCALMVLSILAILIGFIRVQSLKFRAEEQSDLNDILLRVSAFGLFIYAVFSVIAGGMGMFTHEPNLLVMITGTLSVFQVILQMLFIADVSRRRVHLPEQERTKPARQAVTFLLICNVTMWLIYTFEAQKVLANPVQLDFYGFVAWSLVQRFTLPLCIFHRFHSAVTLAEIWKTSYKARLE, encoded by the exons ATGGGCAAGGACAAGCATCAGCCGACCGAGGCCGATGTGAAAGTGGCGACGGTGAACTTGGAGTCCATAGACAATATGGCGACGCTCCCGGTGGGCCAACACCTGCAGCAGGGCAGTGACTCCGCCATCGCTGAGAAGCATAATTCTACGAATAAGGAGATGGAGCTGAAGTGCGTGCAGCCGAAGCCGTCTAAGAA AACATCGCTGTTTATCATTTCGAGCTTCATCTACGCGAAGCTGTTGGTCGTTGTGTGCATCGCTTACGTCATCAGTGACGTCATCACACACAACCTACCCCTATACTACTATGAAGGGTTCTTCACCTACCTGTATGGCATGAGCATACTGTTCTTGCTTTACGTCTTCTGCTTCTTACTCCAAG AAAGCGCGTGCTGCAGTGGAAGCCCACCGAAGCCGAAGCCTCCACCAAAGGAGAAGAAACCCAAGAAAGAAAaggaaaagaaaattaaagaCAAGGAAGGAAAGGAAGGCAAAGATGGAAAGGACGGCAAGAAGGAAGGCAAGTCCAAGGACAAAGACAAGGACAAGGACAAGGAAGCTGGAAAAGAGAAGCCAACTAAAGAATCCAAGAAACAAAACCAATTCCAG GAGGTGTATCCTCGTAAGATGCGCGATAAAGTCCGTGACCAACAAATTCAAATGGCGTTATTGTATGCGTCAGAACCTGACCAG CAGCAGGATGTCGTCGAGTTGGAGTCGGGTCCAGCGGTCTCCGGGCCCACGCGCCGCCGCAAGACTTCACAGAACGACCACAGCCATGGCAGCTTCTTCCTCAGGATTGGAGCTATCG CATTCGGTCTGGGCACGATGGTGTACAATGGTCTGGAGTTTGGCACATTCTTTGAGCTGCCGCTGGATTCTCCGTGCTACCTGATACTGAAGGGTGTCAACCCTGTCCTGCAAATGGTCTTCACCTTCATGCAAATGTACTTCATCTTCATGAACTCAAGG TTGAACATTCATCGTTTCAAAGTCATTGCGCGATTCGGTCTGATGCACGTCGTAGCTACCAACATTTGTGTGTGGATTCGGACCCTAGTATTGGAGTCTTTGAAGGAAATCACAGACTACCACGTCAGGAACCCCCTGGGAATCACTGGCGAAACTGTTCTTGGTA AAGTTATTCGCAAGCATACCTTACGACACTCTGGTAAAGTGATGGGTGCTGTTGCCTCTACCACTGCCAGCATTGTATCCACTGCTGCGACCACTGCCAAGGCAGCCGGTGGACAGGTATTGAACGCTGTGACCACCACTCCGGTAGCAATTACAACATCTACCACTACTA CGACCACTCCTTCGTCGTATTTCGGTGGAGGTTTTGTTCCTAAGTCGAAAATCATTGATACCATTAGAAGTACCATAGGATACGATGCAGATAATGCTTACGGTCGACACTTGCAAGACGCTTGGCCCAATGATAATCCTTTTACAACAACATCCACTGTTGCACCACCATATACGAAACCAACTGAAAAGGCAACCTCTACCGCCATGTTGGAAGTATTCCAGTGGCTTTATTCCTCAACTGTCAGGCCTATTGCGGACACGATATCCACTTGGGCCCCGACCTCTACCCCTGTGACGTACGCTACAGCTAAAGACGAATGGGGAAATAGTATTGAGACTTATCGTGTTGATGAACCACCGCATTGGCCAG tAAACAACCAAACCGAGCTGTTTGAATCGTTTGACAACCTGAGCCCAGCGGCTTGGATCTCCCAGGTCGACAACACCACGGTTTGTGGAAGGAATCCGATTATGGGAACGATTGTCGCTGACGCCGCCCCCTACCTCTACCCCTTCATCATCGAATACTCTCTGATTGGCGCTGCGGTCATTTACGTCATGTGGAAGCACATTGGTCGCTACCCGAG CGTGGCCAACGACGAAGATCTGGAAAGACGTCTGGAGGCTGTTCTATCCCGCAGGGCGGCAGCGCTCGCGGCGGCGCAGCGCGGCAACCGCGTGGACTGCGCCGGCGCCTCCAAGGGACTCTTCTGTGGACTTCTGTTACTCGTGGCCTCATTGATCTGCTTGATTCTGTTCTTCGTCTTGATCAGACACCAAGAACTAAAGAGAATATCGATTTATCTGGCCGATGTGTCCCACTGCGCTTTGATGGTGCTTTCGATATTGGCAATTTTGATCGGATTTATACG GGTGCAATCCTTGAAGTTCCGTGCTGAGGAGCAGTCGGACCTGAACGACATCTTGCTCCGCGTGTCTGCCTTCGGTCTCTTCATCTACGCCGTGTTCAGCGTCATCGCCGGAGGGATGGGCATGTTCACTCACGAGCCGAACCTCCTCGTCATGATCACCGGCACCTTGAGCGTATTCCAG GTGATCCTGCAGATGCTGTTCATCGCGGACGTGTCCCGGCGCCGCGTGCACTTGCCCGAACAGGAGCGCACCAAGCCGGCGCGCCAGGCCGTCACCTTCCTGCTCATCTGCAACGTCACCATGTGGCTCATCTACACCTTTGAGGCCCAGAAAGTCCTCGCCAACCCG GTTCAACTTGACTTCTACGGATTCGTCGCCTGGTCCCTCGTGCAGCGCTTCACCCTGCCGCTCTGCATCTTCCACCGCTTCCACTCCGCCGTCACCCTCGCCGAGATCTGGAAGACCAGCTACAAGGCGCGCCTGGAGTGA
- the LOC105398226 gene encoding proton channel OtopLc isoform X3, whose translation MQRCPYIHEMKERLLGAGEERGVRVQPAGGAGAGAGTGGRDLELLQDPQVGTIVKLNSDGYGLHTSPARAPLVTDECDAPAHETDALTPSDVTLRPRACCQPDVVPKNAKTSLFIISSFIYAKLLVVVCIAYVISDVITHNLPLYYYEGFFTYLYGMSILFLLYVFCFLLQESACCSGSPPKPKPPPKEKKPKKEKEKKIKDKEGKEGKDGKDGKKEGKSKDKDKDKDKEAGKEKPTKESKKQNQFQEVYPRKMRDKVRDQQIQMALLYASEPDQQQDVVELESGPAVSGPTRRRKTSQNDHSHGSFFLRIGAIAFGLGTMVYNGLEFGTFFELPLDSPCYLILKGVNPVLQMVFTFMQMYFIFMNSRLNIHRFKVIARFGLMHVVATNICVWIRTLVLESLKEITDYHVRNPLGITGETVLEVIRKHTLRHSGKVMGAVASTTASIVSTAATTAKAAGGQVLNAVTTTPVAITTSTTTTTTPSSYFGGGFVPKSKIIDTIRSTIGYDADNAYGRHLQDAWPNDNPFTTTSTVAPPYTKPTEKATSTAMLEVFQWLYSSTVRPIADTISTWAPTSTPVTYATAKDEWGNSIETYRVDEPPHWPVNNQTELFESFDNLSPAAWISQVDNTTVCGRNPIMGTIVADAAPYLYPFIIEYSLIGAAVIYVMWKHIGRYPSVANDEDLERRLEAVLSRRAAALAAAQRGNRVDCAGASKGLFCGLLLLVASLICLILFFVLIRHQELKRISIYLADVSHCALMVLSILAILIGFIRGRNMKWSPSPFTDPIYRVQSLKFRAEEQSDLNDILLRVSAFGLFIYAVFSVIAGGMGMFTHEPNLLVMITGTLSVFQVILQMLFIADVSRRRVHLPEQERTKPARQAVTFLLICNVTMWLIYTFEAQKVLANPVQLDFYGFVAWSLVQRFTLPLCIFHRFHSAVTLAEIWKTSYKARLE comes from the exons ATGCAGCGCTGCCCGTACATCCATGAGATGAAGGAGCGTCTTCTGGGGGCGGGCGAGGAGCGCGGGGTGCGCGTGCAGCCTGCGGGGGGCGcaggggcgggggcggggacAGGGGGGCGCGACCTCGAGCTGCTGCAGGACCCACAAGTGGGGACCATTGTCAAG CTGAATTCCGACGGCTACGGTCTGCACACGTCgccggcgcgcgcgccgctggTGACGGACGAGTGCGACGCGCCTGCGCACGAGACCGACGCGCTGACGCCCAGCGACGTGACGCTGCGGCCGCGCGCCTGCTGCCAGCCCGATGTCGTGCCCAAGAATGCTAA AACATCGCTGTTTATCATTTCGAGCTTCATCTACGCGAAGCTGTTGGTCGTTGTGTGCATCGCTTACGTCATCAGTGACGTCATCACACACAACCTACCCCTATACTACTATGAAGGGTTCTTCACCTACCTGTATGGCATGAGCATACTGTTCTTGCTTTACGTCTTCTGCTTCTTACTCCAAG AAAGCGCGTGCTGCAGTGGAAGCCCACCGAAGCCGAAGCCTCCACCAAAGGAGAAGAAACCCAAGAAAGAAAaggaaaagaaaattaaagaCAAGGAAGGAAAGGAAGGCAAAGATGGAAAGGACGGCAAGAAGGAAGGCAAGTCCAAGGACAAAGACAAGGACAAGGACAAGGAAGCTGGAAAAGAGAAGCCAACTAAAGAATCCAAGAAACAAAACCAATTCCAG GAGGTGTATCCTCGTAAGATGCGCGATAAAGTCCGTGACCAACAAATTCAAATGGCGTTATTGTATGCGTCAGAACCTGACCAG CAGCAGGATGTCGTCGAGTTGGAGTCGGGTCCAGCGGTCTCCGGGCCCACGCGCCGCCGCAAGACTTCACAGAACGACCACAGCCATGGCAGCTTCTTCCTCAGGATTGGAGCTATCG CATTCGGTCTGGGCACGATGGTGTACAATGGTCTGGAGTTTGGCACATTCTTTGAGCTGCCGCTGGATTCTCCGTGCTACCTGATACTGAAGGGTGTCAACCCTGTCCTGCAAATGGTCTTCACCTTCATGCAAATGTACTTCATCTTCATGAACTCAAGG TTGAACATTCATCGTTTCAAAGTCATTGCGCGATTCGGTCTGATGCACGTCGTAGCTACCAACATTTGTGTGTGGATTCGGACCCTAGTATTGGAGTCTTTGAAGGAAATCACAGACTACCACGTCAGGAACCCCCTGGGAATCACTGGCGAAACTGTTCTTG AAGTTATTCGCAAGCATACCTTACGACACTCTGGTAAAGTGATGGGTGCTGTTGCCTCTACCACTGCCAGCATTGTATCCACTGCTGCGACCACTGCCAAGGCAGCCGGTGGACAGGTATTGAACGCTGTGACCACCACTCCGGTAGCAATTACAACATCTACCACTACTA CGACCACTCCTTCGTCGTATTTCGGTGGAGGTTTTGTTCCTAAGTCGAAAATCATTGATACCATTAGAAGTACCATAGGATACGATGCAGATAATGCTTACGGTCGACACTTGCAAGACGCTTGGCCCAATGATAATCCTTTTACAACAACATCCACTGTTGCACCACCATATACGAAACCAACTGAAAAGGCAACCTCTACCGCCATGTTGGAAGTATTCCAGTGGCTTTATTCCTCAACTGTCAGGCCTATTGCGGACACGATATCCACTTGGGCCCCGACCTCTACCCCTGTGACGTACGCTACAGCTAAAGACGAATGGGGAAATAGTATTGAGACTTATCGTGTTGATGAACCACCGCATTGGCCAG tAAACAACCAAACCGAGCTGTTTGAATCGTTTGACAACCTGAGCCCAGCGGCTTGGATCTCCCAGGTCGACAACACCACGGTTTGTGGAAGGAATCCGATTATGGGAACGATTGTCGCTGACGCCGCCCCCTACCTCTACCCCTTCATCATCGAATACTCTCTGATTGGCGCTGCGGTCATTTACGTCATGTGGAAGCACATTGGTCGCTACCCGAG CGTGGCCAACGACGAAGATCTGGAAAGACGTCTGGAGGCTGTTCTATCCCGCAGGGCGGCAGCGCTCGCGGCGGCGCAGCGCGGCAACCGCGTGGACTGCGCCGGCGCCTCCAAGGGACTCTTCTGTGGACTTCTGTTACTCGTGGCCTCATTGATCTGCTTGATTCTGTTCTTCGTCTTGATCAGACACCAAGAACTAAAGAGAATATCGATTTATCTGGCCGATGTGTCCCACTGCGCTTTGATGGTGCTTTCGATATTGGCAATTTTGATCGGATTTATACG tGGTCGCAATATGAAATGGAGCCCCTCCCCCTTTACTGATCCTATCTACAGGGTGCAATCCTTGAAGTTCCGTGCTGAGGAGCAGTCGGACCTGAACGACATCTTGCTCCGCGTGTCTGCCTTCGGTCTCTTCATCTACGCCGTGTTCAGCGTCATCGCCGGAGGGATGGGCATGTTCACTCACGAGCCGAACCTCCTCGTCATGATCACCGGCACCTTGAGCGTATTCCAG GTGATCCTGCAGATGCTGTTCATCGCGGACGTGTCCCGGCGCCGCGTGCACTTGCCCGAACAGGAGCGCACCAAGCCGGCGCGCCAGGCCGTCACCTTCCTGCTCATCTGCAACGTCACCATGTGGCTCATCTACACCTTTGAGGCCCAGAAAGTCCTCGCCAACCCG GTTCAACTTGACTTCTACGGATTCGTCGCCTGGTCCCTCGTGCAGCGCTTCACCCTGCCGCTCTGCATCTTCCACCGCTTCCACTCCGCCGTCACCCTCGCCGAGATCTGGAAGACCAGCTACAAGGCGCGCCTGGAGTGA
- the LOC105398226 gene encoding proton channel OtopLc isoform X9, producing MGKDKHQPTEADVKVATVNLESIDNMATLPVGQHLQQGSDSAIAEKHNSTNKEMELKCVQPKPSKKTSLFIISSFIYAKLLVVVCIAYVISDVITHNLPLYYYEGFFTYLYGMSILFLLYVFCFLLQESACCSGSPPKPKPPPKEKKPKKEKEKKIKDKEGKEGKDGKDGKKEGKSKDKDKDKDKEAGKEKPTKESKKQNQFQEVYPRKMRDKVRDQQIQMALLYASEPDQQQDVVELESGPAVSGPTRRRKTSQNDHSHGSFFLRIGAIAFGLGTMVYNGLEFGTFFELPLDSPCYLILKGVNPVLQMVFTFMQMYFIFMNSRLNIHRFKVIARFGLMHVVATNICVWIRTLVLESLKEITDYHVRNPLGITGETVLGKVIRKHTLRHSGKVMGAVASTTASIVSTAATTAKAAGGQVLNAVTTTPVAITTSTTTTTTPSSYFGGGFVPKSKIIDTIRSTIGYDADNAYGRHLQDAWPNDNPFTTTSTVAPPYTKPTEKATSTAMLEVFQWLYSSTVRPIADTISTWAPTSTPVTYATAKDEWGNSIETYRVDEPPHWPVNNQTELFESFDNLSPAAWISQVDNTTVCGRNPIMGTIVADAAPYLYPFIIEYSLIGAAVIYVMWKHIGRYPSVANDEDLERRLEAVLSRRAAALAAAQRGNRVDCAGASKGLFCGLLLLVASLICLILFFVLIRHQELKRISIYLADVSHCALMVLSILAILIGFIRGRNMKWSPSPFTDPIYRVQSLKFRAEEQSDLNDILLRVSAFGLFIYAVFSVIAGGMGMFTHEPNLLVMITGTLSVFQVILQMLFIADVSRRRVHLPEQERTKPARQAVTFLLICNVTMWLIYTFEAQKVLANPVQLDFYGFVAWSLVQRFTLPLCIFHRFHSAVTLAEIWKTSYKARLE from the exons ATGGGCAAGGACAAGCATCAGCCGACCGAGGCCGATGTGAAAGTGGCGACGGTGAACTTGGAGTCCATAGACAATATGGCGACGCTCCCGGTGGGCCAACACCTGCAGCAGGGCAGTGACTCCGCCATCGCTGAGAAGCATAATTCTACGAATAAGGAGATGGAGCTGAAGTGCGTGCAGCCGAAGCCGTCTAAGAA AACATCGCTGTTTATCATTTCGAGCTTCATCTACGCGAAGCTGTTGGTCGTTGTGTGCATCGCTTACGTCATCAGTGACGTCATCACACACAACCTACCCCTATACTACTATGAAGGGTTCTTCACCTACCTGTATGGCATGAGCATACTGTTCTTGCTTTACGTCTTCTGCTTCTTACTCCAAG AAAGCGCGTGCTGCAGTGGAAGCCCACCGAAGCCGAAGCCTCCACCAAAGGAGAAGAAACCCAAGAAAGAAAaggaaaagaaaattaaagaCAAGGAAGGAAAGGAAGGCAAAGATGGAAAGGACGGCAAGAAGGAAGGCAAGTCCAAGGACAAAGACAAGGACAAGGACAAGGAAGCTGGAAAAGAGAAGCCAACTAAAGAATCCAAGAAACAAAACCAATTCCAG GAGGTGTATCCTCGTAAGATGCGCGATAAAGTCCGTGACCAACAAATTCAAATGGCGTTATTGTATGCGTCAGAACCTGACCAG CAGCAGGATGTCGTCGAGTTGGAGTCGGGTCCAGCGGTCTCCGGGCCCACGCGCCGCCGCAAGACTTCACAGAACGACCACAGCCATGGCAGCTTCTTCCTCAGGATTGGAGCTATCG CATTCGGTCTGGGCACGATGGTGTACAATGGTCTGGAGTTTGGCACATTCTTTGAGCTGCCGCTGGATTCTCCGTGCTACCTGATACTGAAGGGTGTCAACCCTGTCCTGCAAATGGTCTTCACCTTCATGCAAATGTACTTCATCTTCATGAACTCAAGG TTGAACATTCATCGTTTCAAAGTCATTGCGCGATTCGGTCTGATGCACGTCGTAGCTACCAACATTTGTGTGTGGATTCGGACCCTAGTATTGGAGTCTTTGAAGGAAATCACAGACTACCACGTCAGGAACCCCCTGGGAATCACTGGCGAAACTGTTCTTGGTA AAGTTATTCGCAAGCATACCTTACGACACTCTGGTAAAGTGATGGGTGCTGTTGCCTCTACCACTGCCAGCATTGTATCCACTGCTGCGACCACTGCCAAGGCAGCCGGTGGACAGGTATTGAACGCTGTGACCACCACTCCGGTAGCAATTACAACATCTACCACTACTA CGACCACTCCTTCGTCGTATTTCGGTGGAGGTTTTGTTCCTAAGTCGAAAATCATTGATACCATTAGAAGTACCATAGGATACGATGCAGATAATGCTTACGGTCGACACTTGCAAGACGCTTGGCCCAATGATAATCCTTTTACAACAACATCCACTGTTGCACCACCATATACGAAACCAACTGAAAAGGCAACCTCTACCGCCATGTTGGAAGTATTCCAGTGGCTTTATTCCTCAACTGTCAGGCCTATTGCGGACACGATATCCACTTGGGCCCCGACCTCTACCCCTGTGACGTACGCTACAGCTAAAGACGAATGGGGAAATAGTATTGAGACTTATCGTGTTGATGAACCACCGCATTGGCCAG tAAACAACCAAACCGAGCTGTTTGAATCGTTTGACAACCTGAGCCCAGCGGCTTGGATCTCCCAGGTCGACAACACCACGGTTTGTGGAAGGAATCCGATTATGGGAACGATTGTCGCTGACGCCGCCCCCTACCTCTACCCCTTCATCATCGAATACTCTCTGATTGGCGCTGCGGTCATTTACGTCATGTGGAAGCACATTGGTCGCTACCCGAG CGTGGCCAACGACGAAGATCTGGAAAGACGTCTGGAGGCTGTTCTATCCCGCAGGGCGGCAGCGCTCGCGGCGGCGCAGCGCGGCAACCGCGTGGACTGCGCCGGCGCCTCCAAGGGACTCTTCTGTGGACTTCTGTTACTCGTGGCCTCATTGATCTGCTTGATTCTGTTCTTCGTCTTGATCAGACACCAAGAACTAAAGAGAATATCGATTTATCTGGCCGATGTGTCCCACTGCGCTTTGATGGTGCTTTCGATATTGGCAATTTTGATCGGATTTATACG tGGTCGCAATATGAAATGGAGCCCCTCCCCCTTTACTGATCCTATCTACAGGGTGCAATCCTTGAAGTTCCGTGCTGAGGAGCAGTCGGACCTGAACGACATCTTGCTCCGCGTGTCTGCCTTCGGTCTCTTCATCTACGCCGTGTTCAGCGTCATCGCCGGAGGGATGGGCATGTTCACTCACGAGCCGAACCTCCTCGTCATGATCACCGGCACCTTGAGCGTATTCCAG GTGATCCTGCAGATGCTGTTCATCGCGGACGTGTCCCGGCGCCGCGTGCACTTGCCCGAACAGGAGCGCACCAAGCCGGCGCGCCAGGCCGTCACCTTCCTGCTCATCTGCAACGTCACCATGTGGCTCATCTACACCTTTGAGGCCCAGAAAGTCCTCGCCAACCCG GTTCAACTTGACTTCTACGGATTCGTCGCCTGGTCCCTCGTGCAGCGCTTCACCCTGCCGCTCTGCATCTTCCACCGCTTCCACTCCGCCGTCACCCTCGCCGAGATCTGGAAGACCAGCTACAAGGCGCGCCTGGAGTGA
- the LOC105398226 gene encoding proton channel OtopLc isoform X1, which translates to MQRCPYIHEMKERLLGAGEERGVRVQPAGGAGAGAGTGGRDLELLQDPQVGTIVKLNSDGYGLHTSPARAPLVTDECDAPAHETDALTPSDVTLRPRACCQPDVVPKNAKTSLFIISSFIYAKLLVVVCIAYVISDVITHNLPLYYYEGFFTYLYGMSILFLLYVFCFLLQESACCSGSPPKPKPPPKEKKPKKEKEKKIKDKEGKEGKDGKDGKKEGKSKDKDKDKDKEAGKEKPTKESKKQNQFQEVYPRKMRDKVRDQQIQMALLYASEPDQQQDVVELESGPAVSGPTRRRKTSQNDHSHGSFFLRIGAIAFGLGTMVYNGLEFGTFFELPLDSPCYLILKGVNPVLQMVFTFMQMYFIFMNSRLNIHRFKVIARFGLMHVVATNICVWIRTLVLESLKEITDYHVRNPLGITGETVLGKVIRKHTLRHSGKVMGAVASTTASIVSTAATTAKAAGGQVLNAVTTTPVAITTSTTTTTTPSSYFGGGFVPKSKIIDTIRSTIGYDADNAYGRHLQDAWPNDNPFTTTSTVAPPYTKPTEKATSTAMLEVFQWLYSSTVRPIADTISTWAPTSTPVTYATAKDEWGNSIETYRVDEPPHWPVNNQTELFESFDNLSPAAWISQVDNTTVCGRNPIMGTIVADAAPYLYPFIIEYSLIGAAVIYVMWKHIGRYPSVANDEDLERRLEAVLSRRAAALAAAQRGNRVDCAGASKGLFCGLLLLVASLICLILFFVLIRHQELKRISIYLADVSHCALMVLSILAILIGFIRGRNMKWSPSPFTDPIYRVQSLKFRAEEQSDLNDILLRVSAFGLFIYAVFSVIAGGMGMFTHEPNLLVMITGTLSVFQVILQMLFIADVSRRRVHLPEQERTKPARQAVTFLLICNVTMWLIYTFEAQKVLANPVQLDFYGFVAWSLVQRFTLPLCIFHRFHSAVTLAEIWKTSYKARLE; encoded by the exons ATGCAGCGCTGCCCGTACATCCATGAGATGAAGGAGCGTCTTCTGGGGGCGGGCGAGGAGCGCGGGGTGCGCGTGCAGCCTGCGGGGGGCGcaggggcgggggcggggacAGGGGGGCGCGACCTCGAGCTGCTGCAGGACCCACAAGTGGGGACCATTGTCAAG CTGAATTCCGACGGCTACGGTCTGCACACGTCgccggcgcgcgcgccgctggTGACGGACGAGTGCGACGCGCCTGCGCACGAGACCGACGCGCTGACGCCCAGCGACGTGACGCTGCGGCCGCGCGCCTGCTGCCAGCCCGATGTCGTGCCCAAGAATGCTAA AACATCGCTGTTTATCATTTCGAGCTTCATCTACGCGAAGCTGTTGGTCGTTGTGTGCATCGCTTACGTCATCAGTGACGTCATCACACACAACCTACCCCTATACTACTATGAAGGGTTCTTCACCTACCTGTATGGCATGAGCATACTGTTCTTGCTTTACGTCTTCTGCTTCTTACTCCAAG AAAGCGCGTGCTGCAGTGGAAGCCCACCGAAGCCGAAGCCTCCACCAAAGGAGAAGAAACCCAAGAAAGAAAaggaaaagaaaattaaagaCAAGGAAGGAAAGGAAGGCAAAGATGGAAAGGACGGCAAGAAGGAAGGCAAGTCCAAGGACAAAGACAAGGACAAGGACAAGGAAGCTGGAAAAGAGAAGCCAACTAAAGAATCCAAGAAACAAAACCAATTCCAG GAGGTGTATCCTCGTAAGATGCGCGATAAAGTCCGTGACCAACAAATTCAAATGGCGTTATTGTATGCGTCAGAACCTGACCAG CAGCAGGATGTCGTCGAGTTGGAGTCGGGTCCAGCGGTCTCCGGGCCCACGCGCCGCCGCAAGACTTCACAGAACGACCACAGCCATGGCAGCTTCTTCCTCAGGATTGGAGCTATCG CATTCGGTCTGGGCACGATGGTGTACAATGGTCTGGAGTTTGGCACATTCTTTGAGCTGCCGCTGGATTCTCCGTGCTACCTGATACTGAAGGGTGTCAACCCTGTCCTGCAAATGGTCTTCACCTTCATGCAAATGTACTTCATCTTCATGAACTCAAGG TTGAACATTCATCGTTTCAAAGTCATTGCGCGATTCGGTCTGATGCACGTCGTAGCTACCAACATTTGTGTGTGGATTCGGACCCTAGTATTGGAGTCTTTGAAGGAAATCACAGACTACCACGTCAGGAACCCCCTGGGAATCACTGGCGAAACTGTTCTTGGTA AAGTTATTCGCAAGCATACCTTACGACACTCTGGTAAAGTGATGGGTGCTGTTGCCTCTACCACTGCCAGCATTGTATCCACTGCTGCGACCACTGCCAAGGCAGCCGGTGGACAGGTATTGAACGCTGTGACCACCACTCCGGTAGCAATTACAACATCTACCACTACTA CGACCACTCCTTCGTCGTATTTCGGTGGAGGTTTTGTTCCTAAGTCGAAAATCATTGATACCATTAGAAGTACCATAGGATACGATGCAGATAATGCTTACGGTCGACACTTGCAAGACGCTTGGCCCAATGATAATCCTTTTACAACAACATCCACTGTTGCACCACCATATACGAAACCAACTGAAAAGGCAACCTCTACCGCCATGTTGGAAGTATTCCAGTGGCTTTATTCCTCAACTGTCAGGCCTATTGCGGACACGATATCCACTTGGGCCCCGACCTCTACCCCTGTGACGTACGCTACAGCTAAAGACGAATGGGGAAATAGTATTGAGACTTATCGTGTTGATGAACCACCGCATTGGCCAG tAAACAACCAAACCGAGCTGTTTGAATCGTTTGACAACCTGAGCCCAGCGGCTTGGATCTCCCAGGTCGACAACACCACGGTTTGTGGAAGGAATCCGATTATGGGAACGATTGTCGCTGACGCCGCCCCCTACCTCTACCCCTTCATCATCGAATACTCTCTGATTGGCGCTGCGGTCATTTACGTCATGTGGAAGCACATTGGTCGCTACCCGAG CGTGGCCAACGACGAAGATCTGGAAAGACGTCTGGAGGCTGTTCTATCCCGCAGGGCGGCAGCGCTCGCGGCGGCGCAGCGCGGCAACCGCGTGGACTGCGCCGGCGCCTCCAAGGGACTCTTCTGTGGACTTCTGTTACTCGTGGCCTCATTGATCTGCTTGATTCTGTTCTTCGTCTTGATCAGACACCAAGAACTAAAGAGAATATCGATTTATCTGGCCGATGTGTCCCACTGCGCTTTGATGGTGCTTTCGATATTGGCAATTTTGATCGGATTTATACG tGGTCGCAATATGAAATGGAGCCCCTCCCCCTTTACTGATCCTATCTACAGGGTGCAATCCTTGAAGTTCCGTGCTGAGGAGCAGTCGGACCTGAACGACATCTTGCTCCGCGTGTCTGCCTTCGGTCTCTTCATCTACGCCGTGTTCAGCGTCATCGCCGGAGGGATGGGCATGTTCACTCACGAGCCGAACCTCCTCGTCATGATCACCGGCACCTTGAGCGTATTCCAG GTGATCCTGCAGATGCTGTTCATCGCGGACGTGTCCCGGCGCCGCGTGCACTTGCCCGAACAGGAGCGCACCAAGCCGGCGCGCCAGGCCGTCACCTTCCTGCTCATCTGCAACGTCACCATGTGGCTCATCTACACCTTTGAGGCCCAGAAAGTCCTCGCCAACCCG GTTCAACTTGACTTCTACGGATTCGTCGCCTGGTCCCTCGTGCAGCGCTTCACCCTGCCGCTCTGCATCTTCCACCGCTTCCACTCCGCCGTCACCCTCGCCGAGATCTGGAAGACCAGCTACAAGGCGCGCCTGGAGTGA